A part of Paenibacillus donghaensis genomic DNA contains:
- a CDS encoding sensor histidine kinase, translating into MILNVALGILFCLAVLFGITCMSVLIGVKRQLKDMMDALNDIESGNGNRRILAANNELTADLAYKINGIIYRYEGQLSQLRVAEETNRQMMTSLSHDVRTPLTTLIGYMDAVHRGIIAGKEREDYLEIARRKAHDLKDYIDILFDWFKLNSSEFALSIEQVEIGELTRNILKDWIPVFEENHLEYQIEIPEKPLLAKVDLDGYARIVNNLIQNVITHSQAVQIKIEIAEKETEIEIYIEDNGIGIEKTDLQHIFNRLYKCDKGRSDKGSGLGLSIVRQMVEKMNGRITVQSEPHQYTVFTVYLCKLQG; encoded by the coding sequence GTGATTCTCAATGTAGCTTTGGGCATATTATTTTGCCTTGCAGTCCTCTTCGGTATTACCTGTATGTCCGTACTGATTGGTGTTAAGCGGCAGCTTAAGGACATGATGGATGCCTTGAATGATATTGAGTCCGGAAACGGTAATCGGAGAATTCTTGCCGCAAACAATGAGTTGACCGCAGATCTGGCCTATAAAATCAATGGGATAATTTATCGCTATGAAGGTCAGCTCTCACAGCTCAGAGTAGCGGAAGAAACCAATCGTCAGATGATGACCAGTCTTTCTCATGATGTAAGGACGCCGCTTACTACTTTGATCGGATATATGGATGCAGTTCACAGAGGGATTATAGCTGGCAAAGAGCGGGAGGATTATCTTGAGATTGCAAGACGAAAGGCTCATGACCTGAAAGACTATATAGATATTCTATTCGATTGGTTTAAATTGAACTCAAGTGAGTTTGCCTTATCCATAGAGCAGGTGGAGATTGGGGAGCTGACAAGAAATATTCTGAAGGACTGGATACCTGTTTTTGAGGAAAATCATTTGGAGTACCAAATAGAAATTCCGGAAAAGCCGCTGCTTGCCAAAGTAGATCTGGACGGATATGCCCGCATTGTTAACAATTTGATTCAAAACGTCATTACCCATAGTCAGGCGGTGCAGATTAAAATTGAAATAGCAGAAAAGGAAACGGAAATTGAAATTTACATAGAGGATAATGGAATTGGAATTGAGAAAACCGATTTGCAGCACATCTTTAATAGGTTATATAAATGCGATAAAGGCCGTTCTGATAAGGGAAGTGGATTGGGATTGTCCATTGTCAGGCAGATGGTTGAAAAAATGAACGGCAGAATTACTGTTCAAAGCGAACCCCATCAATATACTGTTTTTACTGTCTATCTATGCAAATTGCAAGGTTAA
- a CDS encoding response regulator transcription factor has product MINRILIIDDDKELCALIRQCVAAERIDADSCYSGVEGLTMLDKNDYQLILLDVMMPGMDGFQTMMTIRQQSSIPILMLTSKHDNTSKVRGLRSGADDYLTKPFDMEELIARVVSLIRRYTRFNLTGEHSHPLAYQGLTIDLDSRSVTSLHGTFELPPKEFDLLLFCAKNQGRILTKQQIYEEVWGESYLFDDSNIMAIISRLRKKIEPDTGTPFYIQTVKGIGYRFNKEV; this is encoded by the coding sequence TTGATAAACAGAATTTTAATTATAGATGATGATAAGGAATTATGTGCTTTGATCAGGCAGTGTGTGGCGGCTGAACGTATAGATGCAGATAGCTGCTATTCTGGCGTTGAGGGACTGACCATGCTCGATAAGAATGACTATCAGCTCATCCTTCTGGATGTGATGATGCCGGGAATGGACGGTTTCCAGACAATGATGACAATACGCCAACAAAGCAGCATTCCCATTCTGATGCTAACTTCTAAACATGACAATACCTCAAAAGTCCGCGGGCTTCGCTCCGGTGCAGATGATTATCTGACCAAGCCCTTTGATATGGAAGAATTGATTGCCCGTGTGGTTTCCCTGATACGCCGATACACACGCTTCAATCTGACGGGAGAGCATTCACATCCGCTGGCCTATCAAGGGCTGACCATAGACTTAGATAGCCGGAGCGTAACCTCACTGCATGGTACGTTTGAATTACCGCCGAAAGAATTTGACCTGTTGCTGTTCTGCGCCAAAAACCAAGGAAGAATCCTGACGAAGCAGCAGATTTACGAGGAAGTTTGGGGCGAGTCATACCTTTTTGATGATAGCAACATTATGGCCATTATCAGCCGCCTCCGTAAAAAGATTGAACCTGACACTGGCACACCATTTTATATCCAGACGGTAAAGGGGATTGGTTATCGTTTTAACAAGGAGGTGTAG